AATCCTAAAAATTCTGACACCTTCTGTTCTTTTTTGAGCGAAGCATTTTTATAAGCTTTTACATCGGTAAGTAGGATTAATCCCCCTGTTACCCAGCAGAGTACGATTACATAATTTAAATATCCGATATACATAAAAAAACTCCTTATTTAGATTTCATGCCAACGCGGTGAATATGGGAATCAACCTTAACATCAAATGTAAGATTCTGATAAATTTCCTCCCATTTATCTTTTGTCTTTACGCTTTTGTTCCAATACCGCGGTAATTTAGCTCGAAAATGTTCACCAAACCCAAAAATATCAGATTTTGTTTTTTGCGTCTTTGCAATTAATTTTTCAATTGCCTTTTTGGTGTTTTTAGAAGTTTCCTTCTCAATCTTTTTCAATATAGCTGAATCTGACAGTTGTATTTTTGCGCTTTCCTTTTCATCAATCTCACTTTCATATTGGACCTTGATTGAGACATGTGGTCTGCCATTCTTAAGCATGACTTTCGTCCTTGTATTTCGGCTAACGGCTCTTACTAAAACTGATTCATCAGTGCCGGGGACTTCAGCAAATGCTCCATACCCGCCTCTGCCGATTCCTCTTACGGCCATAAAGATACCTATTTCCAAAGGATTTGTCTTTCCGACCATTCTATCCTTATTGAAATAAGCAAGACCGTTAAGTTGTATAGTAGACTTTCCTTTAAGTTCTAAATATGGGAGGTAAGGATCCTGCCCCTTACTAGAGTAAATGGTCCAAAAAAGACCAATAAAGCTGGGTGGATATTTTCCTATTGCAGATAAATTGTCAACCATGTCTGCTAAATAAAGCGATGGGATACGTTCGAGCTCTGGGATAATATTCATATATTTTGAAGCTGATTCCTTTGAGACCACTAGAGAGGCTGTTCTTCGAATTTCGGGATTACGTCTAAGAAAATCATTAAAACGGGCTGTTCCTGTTCTTGCTATTTCCTCACTTAGGACTATAATTCGTAAGTGACCTAGAAACACTTCATCTGCAACTTCCTGCTGGAGATTTAGTATCGCATCCTCTATAGTATGACCAACAACCTCCACCACCAAAACAGGCTTTACAGAACCCCCAGGCTGCTGTGGACCCAGTGGTATTTCTCCAGGGACAGCGATTTGGGCCGTAACCTTAATCATTTCTTCATCAGGAATCGGATACTTTTCACTTAAATGGGAAACCTCATCTTCCATTTTGCGATCCTTCTCACTAGCTTTATCGATTCCAATTGCTAAAACATTTGCTCTTTGTTCAATTTCTTTACTGTCCCAGCAGCCTGATAGTAGTGGTATGAGGAAGTAAAACATAATAACAACTTTTATCTTACGATGCTTTTGCCACATTTTTTTTCCTCCTCCAGCTCCTGAGGAAATCGATTAGTAAAAGGAAAGCAGGATAGATAATTGTAATAAGTAAACCTGCTCTTCCGATTAATTGGATAATCTCATACATGTGTAAAACGTTTTGCGGTGCCATCGCCAAAAAAAACACAAATGGCAGAATAAAATAAGAGAGTACTTTATGGTCCTTAAGTCTGAAAAGCTCTTTAATAGAATGGATGGTAAAGTAGTAACTTGAGAATAAGGTAGTAAAAACAGCCAAAACCCATACCGCCAAAAAGATGATATCGAGCCTTTGTAGGATATTACCTGGAATTGCTGTTGTCCGAGCCAGTTCTAACGTAGGCCAAAAGATTTGTTTAATTTCTTCTGGTCCAAAAATAGCCACCGTAGCAATCACAATTAATAAGTATAGTCCTCCTGAAATCAGGATTCCCCATAAACTAGCCTGCATAGCTTTTTTGGGCGTTTTCATGGCCGGAATAATCATCGTAATAATGAAGGACCCCTGAAATAGCGCTGAAACGGTGAGCATCCCTCCAGCCATATTCCGAAGATCATTTCCTATAAAAATTGGACGTAAATATAAGAGATTGGCATTCTTCAATGAAAAGGCAACGACAATTAAAACGGGTGCCAATATCATAGGGACATACAAATTGTGGATATAGGCAAAAACATTGATATTGTTCCGACAGCTAATCGCTGCCAATAAAAGCATGACAATAACTGTGACTTCTAAAGGTGTTTCTCTTAGCACTGCCGATACCACAACCGCACCAAACTCTCGTGCTGTCAGACTGGTTAATATTAAAAAAAAGAAGATGACAACTATGCTAAAAGTCTTGCCCAGCCATTTCCCAATGATATCTTGACTATAGGTAATAATGGTTTTTTGCGGGTGGCGAATCCCAAGATAGGTTAGGATCATTAATCCAATGGCTGCCATAACTATTCCGGTAAAGGTGACAAATGGAGCGCTTGTTTCTCCTGCTCTGACTGCAAACATAGGCAATGGGAGAACACCTACTCCAATAATCGTACTAATTAAGATCGTTGTGGCTTGAAGTGCTGTTATTTCCTTCGGATCCCCCATCGGTTGTTCCCTCCCGCTGATCATTTCCTAGTTTGCTATTCTCTAACATCTTATTTTCACTTTCTGGAAGTCTAGATTGGTTAGATGGATGAAGAAAGTCCGGTCTTTTCGGCATCCACCATAACGGACTCCGTACCACAACATCTTTCATCCCTTCATAGTCAGAGGGAGAAACAGGTGCCATATATGGGACACCAAAAGATTTTTAAAGAGAGCATATGATTAAAAATAAAGATAACACCTACCATCACGCCGTATAGTCCGAAAATCCCAGCCAAAATCATGATAGGAAATCTCAGCATCCTTAGTGCAAAAGCTGCTGTATAGGTGGGTGTGGCAAAAGAACCAATTGTGGTTAAGGCGATAACCACAACTGTTATCGGGCTGGATAAACCTGCTTCAACAGCCGCCTGTCCGATTACCAGCACCCCTACAATGGATAAGGCTCCCCCTACTTGTTTTGGCAGCCGGACGGTAGCCTCTCGTAATATTTCCATCGCGACTTCAATAATCAAAACCTCGATAACAGCGGGGTAAGGAACCCCTGCCCGGCCCCCGGCAACCGCTACTGCAAATTCTGTCGGCAGTAGTTCCGGGTTAAAGGCAATTAGGGATACGTAAAGAGATGGAAAAACAAGTGAAAACACTAAAGCCAATATCCGCGCCAGTCTAACAAAACTTCCCATTAAGAACCTTGACGAATAATCCTCTGTTGTTTGATAAAATTGATTAAAAACAACCGGTACCAATAAAGAAAATGGTGAGCCATCAACTAGAATAGCCACTCGTCCCTCTATTAAATTTGCCACCGTTTTATCTGGCCGTTCTGTCGATTGGGTCTGAGGAAATGGTGAGAAAGGATTATCTTCAATGAATTGTTCTAGATACCCCACATCTAGGATGGCATCAATATCAATCTCCGAAAGCCTCTTTTCTACTTCTTTGATCACTGTCTCATTTGCAATTCCTTTAAGGTAACAAATGGCCACCGTTGATTTTGTCAGCCGGCCGATTTTCATGGTTTTTACTTGGAAGTCTGGTGTTGGAAGTCTGTATCTTAATAAGGCAATATTCGTAGCGATGCTTTCAATGAAACCCTCCCTTGGTCCTAAAATGACTTGTTCGGTTTGAGGCTGGTCAATCGCTCTTTTTTCCACTTTTCGTGTTCCAATATGAATGGCTTCCTTGATGCCATCAATAAAAATCACCGTTTCACCGCGAAGCATCAATTCAATTAATTGATCAATGCTATCTCCAACCTTTGCCTCACTATGATAAATCGTTTCTGTTAGGATCATGTCAATCAATTGGGTAAGTGGTTTTTCCTTTCCCATTAAATGTTCAGGTTCATACATGAGAGACTTCAGTATATCCTTATTAAGAGAATCTTTATCAACTAAGCTAGAAAAATACACGCAAGCTGCTGAGAATTGGCCAAAAATCTTAAAATGTTTTATTTTTAAATCTTCGTTATTACCAAGAATTTCTTTTATTTGTTTCTCAGTCTCTGTTAAGGAGCTAGAAGTTGGTGTGTTTTCCTTTTGTGAAACCAATTTACTCGGTGTTAACAATTGAGGTTTTTTAACGGTTCGTTTCTTCTTTCGAAATAAGGACACACTTTCACCTCCTAACTAATAATTTTTACCAGTTCACCAATTTTATTCCTCCTTGACCATTGGATATAGTGATAAAAAAACAGAGATCTAGAAAGACCTCTGTTTACTGTATTATTTTAATCTGATGAAGAAGGGACACACGCATATCACTAAACCAATTAAGGTAATGCCGATAGCACCTAGTTTATTTTTATCCTTAAGAAGGAAATAAGCATGTGCGAAACTATAAAGTCCACCAAAAAGCACGACAATCCATAAAATGACCAGCACGACTAATCCCTCACCTTTTCCATTTCAGATTCCTTCATCTGCTTACCGAATCCGACAATTTCTACATCTACCTTAATATTCACGGTTGCAAAAGGGTAATTTTTATTGGTCCAGTCCCACTTCTCGTACTCCTTCGTTGAACTAAATAACGGACGTGCATATAAAGACCAATAAAATGGTTCTGATTTAAATTCATCTTGGGTTCTTTTAACAAGTGTACTTAGATTTTCTTTTAATTCACTTTCAATCTTCTTTTTCAAGATTCTCTGTTTTTGTAGATCTTCAGCGTAATTTTCCATACTCGGGCTTGATAATACTTCAATTTCAATAGGCACCATGACATTAATTACGGGTGGACCCTTTCTTAATTTGATTTTTACCTTTGTAGCCGTTTTTTTCTTAACTCTGCATGCTACCATATATTTTTCGTTCAATGGATCTTGATAACTCACATACATATCTTCTATCCTTGCTGTATTATCAAGAATAAGCGCGCTTCGAGTTTCTTCTCCTGTTAATTTAGCGATCATTTTCCCTTCTTTAAATACCGCAGAACCTATTAACTGCACCTGATTCCCACCTTTTTTCGGAACATTGCCAGCTAAATATTGGTCCTCCTCTTTAAATGTAACGCCATTGTTTTTTTTACCAATTGAGCCGTTTATTGCTAAAAATAGGTCTGCGTCTCCATCTGTAATCGCTAATAGACGATTGATCGTGGACTCTGGTACTAAACCGGTTTCAACTGATCTATCAATTATAAATTGATAATATTTGTGTGCCCGTATCTGTGACTCTGGTTTATTTTTTCTAATAAATTCTGATGCATTCTCCTTTGTTACAATAATACTTGTTTCTCTACGGACCTCTCTCTCCTTGAGCGCGGATCCCATGAAACGATAAAAGACGTCTGTTCTTGCCAGCTCCTCTGATACCACGATTACTTTAGCGTGACTGAATGAAATTTGCCTTGTAATAAAAGAATTAGCCATATTCTTGGCTGTTACAATATCCGGTGCTGTCAAAGTAACAATATTTCTCTCTGGATCTTCCTCTTGTCCTGGTGCTCCTTTAATATTCAACTTTGGATTAGCAAATTGAAAGGTTACATCTACCGCTTGTTTCTCTTTTGCTTCAATCTTCTCAGGTAAATCTAATCCAATTGCTATCGTATATGACATTTGCTCTAACTCTTTCCGATCCCAGCAGCCGGCAAGGGATAAGACAATCCCCAACCCTAAAATGATTTTTATGTAACTCATCTATTCTTTACCGCCTTTACTTTGAGTATTAGCCAAAGCAACGGAGGAAGGAGCAGCAACATGTACTTCGAGTACATGATTATTTTTTGTTTAAGGATAAAGATATTATCTAATTGATTTGTTGGGATCAATCCAAGTAACAGAACCAATATGGTAATTGGAATGAGAGTATGTTCAAACTCCTTTATATTAAAAACATATCCAAACAACATACTTACCAAGTATAGATAAACAGCAAACTTTACTATGATCACCAATAACCAAAAAGTTAAGAAAAAGGTTTCGATATTGGTAATGACTCTTCCAATTGACACTAGTCTAGTTGCTTCATTAAAAGGGTAGGTTATTTTTCCTACACTCTGGGAATCAAAAACTAATATATAGGACATATAGAGTATCACCATCATCAAAGCAGAATAAGCTAACGAACCTAAAAGACCTCTCGAATAGGTTTTATGATCTTTGACAAAGGGATACAACATAGAAACGAAAAAGGCTTCTGCATAAATAGGTACATTATCAAAGCTTGACTTCGCTATCTCCCATTTACCCGCTCCAAACAATGGAAATATCCGGTTTATTACAGCATCTTTCGCTAGAAGAAAAACCAATATCCCTAATGCAATGGTAACGTAAGGAAAGATCATCCATGCGACAGAACCAAGTGCTTCCCAGCCTTTCTTAGCACCCCATAAACAAAATAATAACAATGCAATGTAGAGGATAAATAATGGAGTTTTCGGGAAATTCATCGTAATAAGTTGGTCCGCATAACTTCTGCTTTCCACTGATGTGTTAACCAACAAGAATAGAAACAGGATAAACCCGATTCCAAAGGCGACATACCTTCCCATCGCTAATTGCAAGATTTCTAGTAAATTTTTCGTTTGATGTTTTTTTAGGATAAGATTTAAAACAACGATAGAAGGAAGAATGATGACAAAGGACCCAATGATCACCATCCAGGCAGCATTAAAAGTATCTTCGAAAAGTCTTGTTGTCGTCATATCTGTCGCCTTTGTACTAATCATAAAAACAATAACGGAAAAAAACTCCCTTATACCTATTAAATCCTTCTCAACCTTAACCAAACTACCACCTATTTTCACTCATTTTGAACAGGCTCTTTTGTTAAATCCTTTGTTTTTACATAGGCTGGTCTTAATTTTTCATTCTTTAATAATCTCCGAAATAATGTATCTTTTGAAGACTTGTATTTCGGTGTAAATGGCGCCAAATAAGGGACACCAAACGTTTTAATAACCGATAAATAAAATAATCCGATCATAAAGATACCAACCATACCAAATATACCAAATAAACTAGCGGATAAAAGAAAGCCAAATCGAGCTATCCTTATGGCATAATTCAAATTCACATCACTTATCGCAAAGGATGAGAGGCCCGTTAATGCCACAACGATCACCACGATGGGACTAACCACATTTGCCTCTACTGCAGCCTGACCTAAAATTAGTGCACCAACAATACCAATCGTTGGACCAATCGGAGTTGGTACTCGAATCCCCGCTTCCCGTATTAATTCAAATGCCATTTCCATTAAGAGTAATTCTAAAATAGCTGGGAACGGGACCATCTCACGGGCACCAGCGATCGCTAAGAGTAAATCCGCAGGCAGCATTTCAATGTGATAATTTGTAATTGCGATATAAATAGAAGGAGTAAACAAGGTAATAAACATGGCAGTCATCCGCAAAAACCTTGTAAAGTTACCATATATAAATCTTAAATAATGATCGTCGGCAGAATGATAAAAGGACCAAAAAGTTGCTGGTGTTACGATCGCAAACGGGGAGTTGTTCATCACAACAATAACATGACCATCCTCGATAAAAGAGGCAGCTCTGTCAGGTCGTTCCGTTTGTAAAATGGTCGGAAATAAGCTGGTTGACCGATCTTCTATATGCTGAATCAGGAGACCTAGGTTCTGTACCGCGTCTTTTTGAATAGCCCCAATCCTTGATTTTACTTCATCTAAGACTTTCTCTCCGGCTAATTCTTTGTTGTAAATGATATAGACTTCATTGTGGGAACGACTGCCAATAATCATTTTTTCAACAGTAAAATCTTCAGAGCGAATTTTTTTCCGAATCAGCGAAATATTTTGGTCCGCTCTTTCCACGAAAGACTCTTTTGGCCCTAGTAACGTAGTTTCATTTTGCGGCTTCTCAACACTACGCCCCGCTGAAGATGATGTATTTAACACATATATCACATTCAGGCCATCCACAAGTAACAAAGTGGCGCCTGTGTTTAATTCACTTACAGCTGCGGAAATCATCTTCTCTTCTTTGATTGAACTAATACTTATTGCAGAAGGAATATCAATAATTTCTTTGGCTGCTAAGATTAGTGGCTTTATGATCTCCTCATCAATTAACTTCGTTTCAGTCATAGATGGAATAAAAAATAGAACGGCCTTCCTGCCCATCATATGAATAGTGAATTCTCTCACTTTAAAGTCTATATTTTTCGGATAAGAGTAAAGCTCCTTTATTTTAGGTACATCAAGCAGGAGATTTCCAGAAACATAGTCGTTTTTGACGCTTTCATCACTTTGTAACAACTCTTCACTGATTTCTAATTGATTTGTTTTTATTTTTTTAAACAATGGACGTCTCATGTACGTTACCACTCCTACTGGCTTCACTTGTTGTTTCAAGAGAGTGTCCTAATGTGATAAATTCCGTTAAAAAGACACAATAATCTACCTATATTAGCATTGTTTATTCTTATCTAAACTATTCCACTATTTGGTACGAAAGTGGCTTCATCTAAGACCTAGGGTGTAGACAAAGTTACGGCTCTAGTTCATTTTGAAAATACCACTGCATTGCTATACTGGAATAAAGAACACCGATATTTGAAGGGAGAGACGAGGAATGAGAACTGTGCTAATTTTTATTACCGGTTTTGTTCTTGGAATACTTCTTACAGAGATGATTAATATTTATGGATTCTTGTTATATGATCAGACTGTCAGCCTAAAGGTTATACCGTTTTTAATAGGAATTGTGCTTGCGGGGATTGACTTATTGCTTCGCCGCAAATCAAAACTGCCAAATTATAAAAGCAGCCTCCATTAAGGACGCTGCTCTCTTTCATTACTTTTTCTCAAGGGAATAATTATTTTCTTTTGCACTTTTACTTATATAAAAGCCCTTCTTAGGTTCGACATAGAAATTTAAGGGGCAATTCAGATTATTGGTAATGGCTTCTTGAAGCTGAACTGCCTTTTGCCGCTTGTTGTTAAAGGCTCTTTCCGACATATCGATTAAGATTGTATGACCAAAGCTCGTTAAAACTTCAATTCGATTGATTCCAACAGGGTTTGTTGTTTTAACATGAATAAGTGAAAACCATATATTGTAATGAAACTTCATATTTTTTGTAGGAAACAATAAAATGCCCAACTGCGGATTCACACTTATAGGATGCATCCTTGTTGGAGTCAGCAGGTATTTTGAACTACGCCTGGCTCCAAGGAAATTTGACCCTAAATGTAACAAGGTTTCCTCGATAACGGCAATTGGACTCTTTCTAACAAGGAAAGTTTCTTCCCCTTCAATCACTCTTGACCATAATTCTCCACAATCATTGTACTCACCTGTTAGTAAAACCGTCTTTTCATTAATTAGGTGTTTATCTCTTACGTCCATATATTAATAAGCCTCTTTTCTAGTAATAGAGTTGATTATTTTAAGAATAAGAGTATACTAACATAAAGTTGATATACTCAACTTGCCTTGCCCTTGGGTTTCGTTCCGCTAAGATCATTACCCGAGGGTGAAACTTTTTCCACGTTTCCGTTATACATTTCCACAAAATTCCTCCTCAAAAATAGTATATTTTACTAGAAGATAGAAAGTAAATCTGTTATTTATAAATAATTTTCAGGTCACTCACACCTACCTTTTCAAGGCTAGTTCACCATATTGACGAACGTTATATTTGAACGTATAATGAATATTTTTTATTTCCGAATATGCTATTATTTACAAAGACATGGTTCGACATTTATTTTAACCCCCAAAATTTCATCTATTTTTCTATTTTTTTAGCATATTATTAGCTCATTAAAATGAACATTTCAGCCTGTTAACTGAAAATTCATAAATTCACATAAAATACATATTTGCCTTTTTCTCTGAGAAATAGAAAAATCTTACCCTTTTATTGAGTAAGATTTTTTGTTTTATCATTGTTTACATAATATTTTTATGTGATTCTTCAATTCCTCAAGATAAGCTTCACTTAAAAATCCTGTTCCGCCTCTAATGATTTCTTCAAAATAATGTTCCGGGGGCGCTGTTTCTGCTTCCTTATTGACAACCGTAAAGGTCATCACATCTTTGTATAAGCTTCCATTTATGAAAAGATCCACAAATGTTGGCCGATATAGACGTGAACCCACCCCTTCTCTTCTATAAAGGTAAGGAACACAATCGGTGGGAATCTCATATACCTTCCCTTCTACCACTCCGCCTTCCTCAACAATGTCAGCACGACCGCCATCAGGCATTGTCACAGAGTATCGTAATGTATAACCGTGCAGGATGCCGGTGCCTATCACCTTTTGAAAATATTGGTCCACTTTTGCTAGTTTAAACCGTGCAGGATCCATGCAGCTTCCATAGGCAAAATATAGGATTGGGTCTTGTTTGCGAAGATGATATTCCTTCCAATCACCACTCTTGATCTGCGTTTTCAGCATATGACTATTGTGTTTTGCAATGGTATAAATATAAGCTTTGGTTTTACCAGTATCATGAGAGATTAGTTGTATTTTACGATTATATAAGTTATCTAGCGCCTTCACACTATAACCTTCCAGCTCATCTAATCTATGAAGCTGGTCCTCCGTAACCAGGTACAGTTCACCATAGACCACATCCGCAGCCGATTCCTGGAGAGCAGGATAGCCAAAACCTGTATCAAATAACTTCCCCTCCGTCCAAGCCTGCTCCGCAACAAGCTCTGCTTCCTCCAATAAATAATGATTTCGCTCATGCCTCCTAAGCGTCCCATAAACAAAAACAAAATACCTCTCCATCCTAACCCCTTCTTTCAATTAAGTATAAACACATTATCCTATAATCACGATGACAACACTGTCATTTGGTGCCTGTCACCACTCGTGGACACTGTCCACCTCAGGCGGACAGTGGGTTGAGAAAAGTCCCCATCACAATAGAGAGTGATGAGGACTGTTGGCTGCTTGTTATACTGCTTCTAGTTTTTGTGGGTCTATGAATTTTCGTTTTTGGATGTAGATTAGTCTCCATGATAAGGCGATTCCAGCCGCTAACAATCCTGCTGTAAGACCAAGCCAATATCCTGTCGCACCCAGTCCTGTATAGTTTGCAAGTACGTAGCCAACTGGAAGGCAGATTAACCAGTACGCAATTAACGTCATGACAAAGGCAAGATTAACATCCTTATATCCCCGTAAGGCAGCTTGTGCGGTTACTTGAATGGCATCACTGATTTGGAAGAACAACGCAAAAATTAAGAAATGCGCCGTTAGGTTAATGACTTCTGTTTCATTCGAGTAAAATCCAGCCACTTGGTACCTGAATAGAACCACTAATACCCCGGTAATAAGAGCGATTAAGATAGCAAGATAAATACCTAACCAGCTGTAGCTCTTTGCGTCCTTGTATCTGCGTGCCCCTACTTCATAACTTACAAGAACCGTTTGTGCCATCGATATGCTTATCGGAATCATGTAAAGGAAAGAAACGATGTTTAACGCTGATTGATAGGCAGCAATCGTGGTAACATTAAATTTACTTAATAAAATGGTTACAACAGCAAACATACTGGTTTCAAAGAAC
This genomic stretch from Neobacillus niacini harbors:
- a CDS encoding CLC_0170 family protein; this encodes MYIGYLNYVIVLCWVTGGLILLTDVKAYKNASLKKEQKVSEFLGLVNISIGFGLIAGDYIFTHFMW
- a CDS encoding Ger(x)C family spore germination protein translates to MWQKHRKIKVVIMFYFLIPLLSGCWDSKEIEQRANVLAIGIDKASEKDRKMEDEVSHLSEKYPIPDEEMIKVTAQIAVPGEIPLGPQQPGGSVKPVLVVEVVGHTIEDAILNLQQEVADEVFLGHLRIIVLSEEIARTGTARFNDFLRRNPEIRRTASLVVSKESASKYMNIIPELERIPSLYLADMVDNLSAIGKYPPSFIGLFWTIYSSKGQDPYLPYLELKGKSTIQLNGLAYFNKDRMVGKTNPLEIGIFMAVRGIGRGGYGAFAEVPGTDESVLVRAVSRNTRTKVMLKNGRPHVSIKVQYESEIDEKESAKIQLSDSAILKKIEKETSKNTKKAIEKLIAKTQKTKSDIFGFGEHFRAKLPRYWNKSVKTKDKWEEIYQNLTFDVKVDSHIHRVGMKSK
- a CDS encoding GerAB/ArcD/ProY family transporter, whose translation is MGDPKEITALQATTILISTIIGVGVLPLPMFAVRAGETSAPFVTFTGIVMAAIGLMILTYLGIRHPQKTIITYSQDIIGKWLGKTFSIVVIFFFLILTSLTAREFGAVVVSAVLRETPLEVTVIVMLLLAAISCRNNINVFAYIHNLYVPMILAPVLIVVAFSLKNANLLYLRPIFIGNDLRNMAGGMLTVSALFQGSFIITMIIPAMKTPKKAMQASLWGILISGGLYLLIVIATVAIFGPEEIKQIFWPTLELARTTAIPGNILQRLDIIFLAVWVLAVFTTLFSSYYFTIHSIKELFRLKDHKVLSYFILPFVFFLAMAPQNVLHMYEIIQLIGRAGLLITIIYPAFLLLIDFLRSWRRKKNVAKAS
- a CDS encoding Ger(x)C family spore germination protein, which produces MSYIKIILGLGIVLSLAGCWDRKELEQMSYTIAIGLDLPEKIEAKEKQAVDVTFQFANPKLNIKGAPGQEEDPERNIVTLTAPDIVTAKNMANSFITRQISFSHAKVIVVSEELARTDVFYRFMGSALKEREVRRETSIIVTKENASEFIRKNKPESQIRAHKYYQFIIDRSVETGLVPESTINRLLAITDGDADLFLAINGSIGKKNNGVTFKEEDQYLAGNVPKKGGNQVQLIGSAVFKEGKMIAKLTGEETRSALILDNTARIEDMYVSYQDPLNEKYMVACRVKKKTATKVKIKLRKGPPVINVMVPIEIEVLSSPSMENYAEDLQKQRILKKKIESELKENLSTLVKRTQDEFKSEPFYWSLYARPLFSSTKEYEKWDWTNKNYPFATVNIKVDVEIVGFGKQMKESEMEKVRD
- a CDS encoding GerAB/ArcD/ProY family transporter, giving the protein MVKVEKDLIGIREFFSVIVFMISTKATDMTTTRLFEDTFNAAWMVIIGSFVIILPSIVVLNLILKKHQTKNLLEILQLAMGRYVAFGIGFILFLFLLVNTSVESRSYADQLITMNFPKTPLFILYIALLLFCLWGAKKGWEALGSVAWMIFPYVTIALGILVFLLAKDAVINRIFPLFGAGKWEIAKSSFDNVPIYAEAFFVSMLYPFVKDHKTYSRGLLGSLAYSALMMVILYMSYILVFDSQSVGKITYPFNEATRLVSIGRVITNIETFFLTFWLLVIIVKFAVYLYLVSMLFGYVFNIKEFEHTLIPITILVLLLGLIPTNQLDNIFILKQKIIMYSKYMLLLLPPLLWLILKVKAVKNR
- a CDS encoding spore germination protein → MKQQVKPVGVVTYMRRPLFKKIKTNQLEISEELLQSDESVKNDYVSGNLLLDVPKIKELYSYPKNIDFKVREFTIHMMGRKAVLFFIPSMTETKLIDEEIIKPLILAAKEIIDIPSAISISSIKEEKMISAAVSELNTGATLLLVDGLNVIYVLNTSSSAGRSVEKPQNETTLLGPKESFVERADQNISLIRKKIRSEDFTVEKMIIGSRSHNEVYIIYNKELAGEKVLDEVKSRIGAIQKDAVQNLGLLIQHIEDRSTSLFPTILQTERPDRAASFIEDGHVIVVMNNSPFAIVTPATFWSFYHSADDHYLRFIYGNFTRFLRMTAMFITLFTPSIYIAITNYHIEMLPADLLLAIAGAREMVPFPAILELLLMEMAFELIREAGIRVPTPIGPTIGIVGALILGQAAVEANVVSPIVVIVVALTGLSSFAISDVNLNYAIRIARFGFLLSASLFGIFGMVGIFMIGLFYLSVIKTFGVPYLAPFTPKYKSSKDTLFRRLLKNEKLRPAYVKTKDLTKEPVQNE
- a CDS encoding DUF5957 family protein; translated protein: MRTVLIFITGFVLGILLTEMINIYGFLLYDQTVSLKVIPFLIGIVLAGIDLLLRRKSKLPNYKSSLH
- a CDS encoding competence protein ComK, which produces MDVRDKHLINEKTVLLTGEYNDCGELWSRVIEGEETFLVRKSPIAVIEETLLHLGSNFLGARRSSKYLLTPTRMHPISVNPQLGILLFPTKNMKFHYNIWFSLIHVKTTNPVGINRIEVLTSFGHTILIDMSERAFNNKRQKAVQLQEAITNNLNCPLNFYVEPKKGFYISKSAKENNYSLEKK
- a CDS encoding gamma-glutamylcyclotransferase, encoding MERYFVFVYGTLRRHERNHYLLEEAELVAEQAWTEGKLFDTGFGYPALQESAADVVYGELYLVTEDQLHRLDELEGYSVKALDNLYNRKIQLISHDTGKTKAYIYTIAKHNSHMLKTQIKSGDWKEYHLRKQDPILYFAYGSCMDPARFKLAKVDQYFQKVIGTGILHGYTLRYSVTMPDGGRADIVEEGGVVEGKVYEIPTDCVPYLYRREGVGSRLYRPTFVDLFINGSLYKDVMTFTVVNKEAETAPPEHYFEEIIRGGTGFLSEAYLEELKNHIKILCKQ